One part of the Sesamum indicum cultivar Zhongzhi No. 13 linkage group LG14, S_indicum_v1.0, whole genome shotgun sequence genome encodes these proteins:
- the LOC105177050 gene encoding E3 ubiquitin-protein ligase MARCH3-like → MEAETPDQVNKTSRNSKRTKVSEAMNWADEAAGGEKDVEEGKKALEGDFVVDVSRNSGNSKEAEKVCRICHLSEDSELVLLGCDCRGELGVVHRDCAEAWFLQKGNRLCEICGKMAKNVRSNNREDATALEIESNEMRLVAATLDTADESSRRCKRSFCNLLLGCLLLAFVLPWLLRGIDML, encoded by the exons ATGGAAGCTGAAACGCCTGATCAAGTCAACAAAACTTCAAGAAACTCGAAAAGAACCAAAGTTTCAGAAGCTATGAATTGGGCTGATGAGGCTGCCGGCGGAGAAAAAGACGTGGAGGAAGGAAAGAAGGCACTGGAGGGCGACTTCGTCGTTGACGTATCAAGAAACAGTGGAAACTCAAAAGAGGCAGAAAAAGTGTGCAGAATTTGTCATTTGTCCGAGGACTCGGAACTCGTCCTGCTTGGCTGTGATTGCAGAGGCGAGTTGGGTGTTGTGCATCGCGATTGTGCTGAGGCCTGGTTTCTGCAGAAAGGAAACAG ATTGTGTGAAATTTGTGGAAAGATGGCTAAGAACGTCAGAAGCAACAATAGGGAGGACGCTACAGCATTGGAGATAGAGTCGAATGAGATGAGACTGGTGGCAGCCACTCTCGATACTGCCGACGAGAGCTCGCGACGTTGCAAACGATCTTTCTGCAATTTGCTGCTAGGATGTCTGCTTCTAGCTTTTGTGCTGCCGTGGTTGTTGCGGGGCATCGACATGTTGTAG